In Plasmodium cynomolgi strain B DNA, chromosome 6, whole genome shotgun sequence, the sequence GGGCGCCCCCTCTTCCCATCGTCTCTCCCCTCCCCACGTCAAACAAACAGCAAAGCAATGTCAATTAAACAGCAGTGCCAATCAAGTGACCGACAAATGAAgcgcacacacaaaaaatgagaaagcgGTTTATTCGTTTTGAAACATACTCATGCGAGGGCTTCCCACACAGAAGACCGTATATGTATGGGAATACCATGTCACATATGACGAATCGCGTTATAAGACTAAGACCCCAACTGAATAGACAGGCGGGCCAGCCCACATGTAACCTTACTGGGCGGAACGCAGCCCTTAATCatgctactactactgctactactgctactactactactacccCTCCTTCCAAATAGAGAACACAAAATTATACCAGTAGAGCTTTTAACCCCACGGAGAGTGCTTCTACTGCTCGGCCATTTTTCATGCATCACTTGGGGGGGCATTTGGACTTGTCCCTACATCAGGAGACCATCTCCCCCCTGAGATTTTCCATCCACCTCAACTTCACACGTTCCGCTTCTCTCGTTGGTGTCCCCTTCCGTCATCCCCCAGTCTGCGAAAGCCTCCTCAGGAACACTCACCTCTCCAGCGACGTAGTCACATTCGCCACCAACCaacttcccccccaaagAAAAATTCCTCAGCGTCCGTAACTTCAGCTCCTCCAAGAGTCTACCATTTTCGTCCATGTCTCTGTAAACGTCTAACATCTCTTTGctgtatgtttttatattcttcacGTACCTTTCGTACCTTTCTGCGGGGGTGTCTCGTTGATCTGGGGGTGGCTGCTCCTGGGGAGGGTGCCACTCCTGCGAGGTGGGCGAGGTGGGCGAGGTGGGCGAGATGGGCGGGGTGTGCAACGTATGCTTCTTCTGTGAGGGCTGCATGGCCTGCTTGACGTGCTTCCCCTCCGCGTATGCCTCAGCCTTAACGCCAGGCGCAACGCCAGCCTCAACCTCAACCTCAACCTCTATCGTGGAGCTCAAAGCGTAGCTCTTTTCGCCGCCCCCTTTGTGGTCCTGCGCACCCCCCGGTGAGTTGCCCAATGACCTGTCCAGCGAACTGCCCAACGATCTGCTCATCGAACTGCTCATCGAACTGCCCAACGCGCCCGCACCACGGCCGTCTCTAAAATAGTGCGTATTTAACCTGCCATAATTTGGGCGCCCTGGGTCTTCCCCCGCGGCCTCTTCTCCGTTCGCTTCATTGCGGCCAAATCGGATGTGCTTACTTCCTACGGATGGCTCTGCACCCCACTCGATCGTCTCACCGGGTAAGTCTTTAGTCCACTCCGCGGTACTGACATGCTCGGGGGGGATGCACTTCTCGTATGGGGTCGCCTCTTGCGTCAGTTCGCGGTTCATCTTGGGGTTCATCTCGTGGTTCATCTCGCGGTTCATCACTTGGCCCATCTCGCTGCTCATCACTCGGCCCATCTCGCTGCTCATCACTCGGCCCACCTCGCTGCTCATCACTCGGCCCATCTCGCTGCTCATCACTCGGCCCATCTCATGGCTCCCCCCTAGTGTGGCCTCCCCCCGTCCCTCCTCAAGCGAAGCATTCATTTCACTCAGGTGGCACCCGAGCAGTCCGTGTCTTCCCCACGTGGGGTCCACCTTCAAGTTAACCATCCTCACGTCTCCCCTCACCTTGTTATACACATAAAAGGATAACTCCAGTGGagcctttttcctttctccaTGGTAGCTAAATAAATTACCCTCCACAAAATTACAAAGCTCATCAAAATTCCGAAGGATATTCTCTCCATGTCCTATTATTATATCTTCCTTCTctgtaattttattttttatatctaaaTAACCATCCTCAATTCTTACAATTTGAATCCCTTCCTTCATCGCATTTGCCTTTTCGTAACTTATATTCATCCCTAGTAACCCCTTTCCTCTCCACTTCCTTGGCTTCACATGCACCTCTTTCAGTTTATCATATCGACAGCTGTACACTAACAGACGtacttctttattttctccttctcgtACCTTCTGCATAAATGACTCGTATGTCTTCCTGGACGCGTCTTGTAATTTCACGTCCTCTATCTGCACAATGTAGTCGAAGAAGATTTCCATGTCGCACTCCGACACGGGACCCTCGGGGCAAATACGCACGATGCGGTATCCTGCGGGGGGAAGCGAAGCGGTGTGGAAGTGAAGCGGTGCGGAAGTGATGCGGTTAAGAAGCGAAGAAGCGAAGCGGTCATGTGCCGAGGAAGTAACTAGACGAGCGGGGGACCCCTCCTGCAGGGCACCACCACCGCCTCCTGCTTACCTCCGCTGCCTTCTTTCGCGTGGCCTGCCCCCATGGCATCTCAAATGGGCACTCCTCAACATACATGCCAGTGCGAACACGCCCCACGCGCCGGGGAACAAGACTAGCAAAAAAAGTACGACCTCGTAAATTATGCAGCGCCGAAAGTTGGTGGCTGCCGCAAAGTTACGCACACACGTGCATTGGGGCGTTCGCGAAATGAGCGGGTCTGCTCGACTcagattttttctttgctttgctttgctttagTTTACTTTGCTTTAGTTTACTTTGCTTTACTTTACTTTGCTTTACTTTACTTTGCTTTACTTTACtttacattctttttttttttttttttttttttctgttccttgTCTGAAATGGGATTCACTGACTGGTTGCCAAGTAGCCGTaaacgaaacgaaaaaaaaaaagcaaaaaaaaaagcaaaaaaaNNNNNNNNNNNNNNNNNNNNNNNNNNNNNNNNNNNNNNNNNNNNNNNNNNNNNNNNNNNNNNNNNNNNNNNNNNNNNNNNNNNNNNNNNNNNNNNNNNNNNNNNNNNNNNNNNNNNNNNNNNNNNNNNNNNNNNNNNNNNNNNNNNNNNNNNNNNNNNNNNNNNNNNNNNNNNNNNNNNNNNNNNNNNNNNNNNNNNNNNNNNNNNNNNNNNNNNNNNNNNNNNNNNNNNNNNNNNNNNNNNNNNNNNNNNNNNNNNNNNNNNNNNNNNNNNNNNNNNNNNNNNNNNNNNNNNNNNNNNNNNNNNNNNNNNNNNNNNNNNNNNNNNNNNNNNNNNNNNNNNNNNNNNNNNNNNNNNNNNNNNNNNNNNNNNNNNNNNNNNNNNNNNNNNNNNNNNNNNNNNNNNNNNNNNNNNNNNNNNNNNNNNNNNNNNNNNNNNNNNNNNNNNNNNNNNNNNNNNNNNNNNNNNNNNNNNNNNNNNNNNNNNNNNNNNNNNNNNNNNNNNNNNNNNNNNNNNNNNNNNNNNNNNNNNNNNNNNNNNNNNNNNNNNNNNNNNNNNNNNNNNNNNNNNNNNNNNNNNNNNNNNNNNNNNNNNNNNNNNNNNNNNNNNNNNNNNNNNNNNNNNNNNNNNNNNNNNNNNNNNNNNNNNNNNNNNNNNNNNNNNNNNNNNNNNNNNNNNNNNNNNNNNNNNNNNNNNNNNNNNNNNNNNNNNNNNNNNNNNNNNNNNNNNNNNNNNNNNNNNNNNNNNNNNNNNNNNNNNNNNNNNNNNNNNNNNNNNNNNNNNNNNNNNNNNNNNNNNNNNNNNNNNNNNNNNNNNNNNNNNNNNNNNNNNNNNNNNNNNNNNNNNNNNNNNNNNNNNNNNNNNNNNNNNNNNNNNNNNNNNNNNNNNNNNNNNNNNNNNNNNNNNNNNNNNNNNNNNNNNNNNNNNNNNNNNNNNNNNNNNNNNNNNNNNNNNNNNNNNNNNNNNNNNNNNNNNNNNNNNNNNNNNNNNNNNNNNNNNNNNNNNNNNNNNNNNNNNNNNNNNNNNNNNNNNNNNNNNNNNNNNNNNNNNNNNNNNNNNNNNNNNNNNNNNNNNNNNNNNNNNNNNNNNNNNNNNNNNNNNNNNNNNNNNNNNNNNNNNNNNNNNNNNNNNNNNNNNNNNNNNNNNNNNNNNNNNNNNNNNNNNNNNNNNNNNNNNNNNNNNNNNNNNNNNNNNNNNNNNNNNNNNNNNNNNNNNNNNNNNNNNNNNNNNNNNNNNNNNNNNNNNNNNNNNNNNNNNNNNNNNNNNNNNNNNNNNNNNNNNNNNNNNNNNNNNNNNNNNNNNNNNNNNNNNNNNNNNNNNNNNNNNNNNNNNNNNNNNNNNNNNNNNNNNNNNNNNNNNNNNNNNNNNNNNNNNNNNNNNNNNNNNNNNNNNNNNNNNNNNNNNNNNNNNNNNNNNNNNNNNNNNNNNNNNNNNNNNNNNNNNNNNNNNNNNNNNNNNNNNNNNNNNNNNNNNNNNNNNNNNNNNNNNNNNNNNNNNNNNNNNNNNNNNNNNNNNNNNNNNNNNNNNNNNNNNNNNNNNNNCTGCCAGCGGGGTATCCGCCTAACTGGGGTGCCCCCCTAACGCATTACTTCCTCATCAAGGACAACTGAAAAGTACGCAGGATCGAATTCTCTTCGTTGTATGTGCAAAACTCTGCACGCTCTTCCCGTGTGCAGTTTCTCCCAATAGGGCTGATATTTATCATTCCGTTGCGTAGCTCGATGAAGGTCCCTCTGtgttgagagaaaaaaaaagggggagagtaTTTCCGTGTGTATAGTCTGTAACACTTGGTGGTAGGTGCTTCATAATGAGAGATGGTCAACACAACAACTTGGATCTGCCCCCTCCTTCCCCTACCGCTTCTTTGGCACCTGCAAATTTGCAATGTACACTAAGCAGTAATTCACCAGCTGCTGCATCTTCTCCTCTCCCAGAAATTGCGTTATACTCTGTGAGGAGGAGACAGAC encodes:
- a CDS encoding hypothetical protein (putative), coding for MGAGHAKEGSGGYRIVRICPEGPVSECDMEIFFDYIVQIEDVKLQDASRKTYESFMQKVREGENKEVRLLVYSCRYDKLKEVHVKPRKWRGKGLLGMNISYEKANAMKEGIQIVRIEDGYLDIKNKITEKEDIIIGHGENILRNFDELCNFVEGNLFSYHGERKKAPLELSFYVYNKVRGDVRMVNLKVDPTWGRHGLLGCHLSEMNASLEEGRGEATLGGSHEMGRVMSSEMGRVMSSEVGRVMSSEMGRVMSSEMGQVMNREMNHEMNPKMNRELTQEATPYEKCIPPEHVSTAEWTKDLPGETIEWGAEPSVGSKHIRFGRNEANGEEAAGEDPGRPNYGRLNTHYFRDGRGAGALGSSMSSSMSRSLGSSLDRSLGNSPGGAQDHKGGGEKSYALSSTIEVEVEVEAGVAPGVKAEAYAEGKHVKQAMQPSQKKHTLHTPPISPTSPTSPTSQEWHPPQEQPPPDQRDTPAERYERYVKNIKTYSKEMLDVYRDMDENGRLLEELKLRTLRNFSLGGKLVGGECDYVAGEVSVPEEAFADWGMTEGDTNERSGTCEVEVDGKSQGGDGLLM
- a CDS encoding phosphomannomutase (putative), yielding MVDVLRKLKSKGNIALGVVGGSDYRKIIEQIKYPEIFEFIFSENGVVAYRDNEQFYSESITQFLGEEKMQQLVNYCLVYIANLQVPKKRGTFIELRNGMINISPIGRNCTREERAEFCTYNEENSILRTFQLSLMRK